The sequence CGATTTCCTGATCTACGGCACGGCCGCGGCACTCGTCTTCAACAAGCTGTTCTTTCCGAGCTTCGACCCGTTCGTCGGCACGCTGGTCGCGTTCTCGACCTATGCGGTCGGCTTCGTGGCGCGGCCGATCGGCGGGGCGATCATCGGGCATTACGGCGACCGGCTCGGCCGCAAGACCATGCTGGTTGCGACCATGATCGCGATGGGGCTCGGCACGTTCCTGATCGGCTGTCTGCCGACCTACAGCCAGATCGGCGTCTGGGCGCCGATCCTGCTGATCGCCTTGCGCTTCGTCCAGGGCATCGGGCTCGGCGGCGAGTGGAGCGGGGCGGTCGTGATGGTGATCGAGCATGCCGGCAACCGCCGCGGCTTCTACGGCAGCCTGGTGCAGATCGGCTTTCCCGTCGGCGTCGCTGCCTCCACCGGCATCTTCGCCCTGATGACCAAGCTGCCCGAAGCCGACTTTCTGAGCTGGGGCTGGCGCGTGCCGTTCCTGATCAGCATCCTCCTGGTCGGCATCGGCTTCGTCGTTCGCTTGAGGCTTGCGGAGACGCCGCATTTCAAGGAAGTCGTCGAGCGCAAGGAGGTGCTGGCGCAGCCGGTGCTGGAAGTGCTGCGACGCGACTGGCGCAGCTTCCTGCTGGCGATCGGCATCACGGTGTCGGAGGTGGGGCTCGCCTATCTCCTCACCGTCTTCACGGTGGTCTACGCCACGACCAAGCTCGGCCTCCCGCGGCAGGTGATCCTGGATGCCGTGGTCTATGCCGCGATCGTCGAGTTCGCGACGCTGCCGCTCGCCGGCTGGCTGTCCGATATTTTCGGCCGAAGGGCGCTGTATCTGGCCGGCGGCGTATTCTCGGTGGCGCTGGCGTTCCCGCTGTTCTGGTTCCTCGACACAAAAGAACCCGCGCTGATCACGCTCGCGCTCGTCGTCACGATGACGCTGACGCATGCGCTGCTGTTCGGACCGAAGGCGGCATTCATGCCGGAACTGTTCCGCACCCAGGTGCGCTACAGCGGCGCCTCGCTCGGCGCCAATGTCGCAGCCGCGCTGAGCGGCGGCTTCTCGCCGTTGATCGCAACCGCGCTGCTGGCGTGGGCCGGATCGTACTGGGCCGTGTCGGTGTACATCATCGGGCTCTCTATCATCACGATCATCGCGACCCTGCTGGCGCCGGAGACGGCGCGCGACGATCTGAAATAGCAGCTAGCGTCAGCGACAGGCCGCGGCGTCCGGCATCACCAGGAAGGTGATGCTGGCCGGCGGCAGGCGGAGCCGGCCCGCAGGCGCGGTGCGCGCCGCAAGGCGCGGCAGGTCGTCGTTGGCGGTCAATTCCATGGGCTCGCCATTCAACCGGACGGTCGCGCTTTGCAGGCGATCAGCCTGCAGCGTGTAGCGCTCGGCAGGGCCTGCCAGCGTCACGAGGTGCGGTGCGTTCCGGGACGTGTTGATGAGAAGCACGGACGCGGCGCCCTTCGTCGCGGGATGACAATGCGCGTAGATGTGAAAACCGGGCATCGAGGTCGTTCCTGCCTCGAGCACGGTCGTGCCCATCAGGCGCCGCCACAGCAGGGCGGCCCAATAGTTCGGCCGTGGACGAAACGATCCTTCGTCGAGCAGGCCATAGTCGCTGGCCGCCAGCGTGTTGTGCATCACCACCTGCACGCCGGCTCGCGCCAGACGACCGAGCTGGTCGAGATAGCGGAACGTGTCGAGGAAGGTCGCATCCCAAGGATTGCCGCCGCAGGCGGCGTCCGCCGTTTCCGTCAACCAGATCGGCTTGCCCGGCTCGAACGCGTCGCGCAGCGCGCGGTACGTGGCGAGCGTGGCGTCCGTGCGGGCCAGCCACTCGTCCGACAGCGCTTGCAACGGATCGTCATGGACACCGCAGCGGGGCGAGAGCGTGCCGTAGTGATGGTAGGAGAAGCGATCAAGGCCCGGTCCCATTGCTGCGAGCAGATCGCGCGTTCGGATGCCGCCGGCTGACGGAGATGGAGAGTCGCCGACGGAGCCCGGGCCGAGGATCAACGTCTCCGGCGACGACCGCCGGATCCACGTGCGAAAGATCTTGAAGTCGCGGCCATACGCGTCCGCGTCATATCCCGGCGGCGCGCCGTTCGCCGCAAGCGTCGGCTCGTTCATGAACTCGGCGGCGGCGATGCGGCCGCCGAGTGAGCGCGTGGCATCGATGAGGCGCTGCGCCTGGTCCGGCATCCACACGCCATTTGCATCGCGGCTGCCGGGGCTGATGGCGAAGGACGTCACGATCTCCGCATCGGCCGCGCGGGCGAAGTCGACGACGCCGCGCCACTGCGCGCGGCTGAGCACGGTGTTGAAGCCAGGAGGCGCTGCGGACGGCGCGGTCTCGGTGTCCGCGACATAGGTCGCGTTTGCCCAG is a genomic window of Bradyrhizobium sp. CB1717 containing:
- a CDS encoding MFS transporter; this translates as MTAATGVAAATERSTTAHVVWASALGTAIEWYDFLIYGTAAALVFNKLFFPSFDPFVGTLVAFSTYAVGFVARPIGGAIIGHYGDRLGRKTMLVATMIAMGLGTFLIGCLPTYSQIGVWAPILLIALRFVQGIGLGGEWSGAVVMVIEHAGNRRGFYGSLVQIGFPVGVAASTGIFALMTKLPEADFLSWGWRVPFLISILLVGIGFVVRLRLAETPHFKEVVERKEVLAQPVLEVLRRDWRSFLLAIGITVSEVGLAYLLTVFTVVYATTKLGLPRQVILDAVVYAAIVEFATLPLAGWLSDIFGRRALYLAGGVFSVALAFPLFWFLDTKEPALITLALVVTMTLTHALLFGPKAAFMPELFRTQVRYSGASLGANVAAALSGGFSPLIATALLAWAGSYWAVSVYIIGLSIITIIATLLAPETARDDLK